Proteins from one Pseudarthrobacter sp. BIM B-2242 genomic window:
- a CDS encoding CpaF family protein, which translates to MKLSDRLSTSVANRLPATGAPQAGTPVDSAPSGAVAERTIPLAEPSQPTTLSRGSSPTPVAVDALAGLKQRAAEALFERMGTRSGDSSTSEEDLRAQAVDELSSVIDQEQVPLSPEERRRLIREIADEVMGYGPLQRLLEDPSVTEIMVNRFDQIYVERSGHLSLTGAQFSSDDHLRKVIEKIVSRVGRRIDESSPLVDARLEDGSRVNAIIPPLAVNGPSLTIRKFSHVPLTVQNLIDWGSITPQMAELLSACVRARLNIIVSGGTGTGKTTLLNVLSSFIPEDDRIVTIEDAVELQLQQEHVVRLESRPPNIEGKGAVGIRELVRNSLRMRPDRIIVGEVRGGESLDMLQAMNTGHDGSLSTVHANSPRDAVARLETLVLMAGMDLPLRAIREQVSSAVDLIIQVTRLRDGSRRVTHVTEVQGMEGEVVTLQDAFVFDYSAGMDDEGRFLGKPVSTGIRPRFLDRLSDHGIFVSPEVFGSAFSPTVRR; encoded by the coding sequence ATGAAGCTATCGGACCGTCTTTCAACATCGGTAGCCAATCGGCTGCCCGCGACAGGGGCCCCGCAGGCCGGAACCCCTGTTGACAGCGCTCCCTCTGGTGCCGTGGCCGAGCGTACGATTCCCCTGGCGGAACCAAGCCAGCCGACAACCTTGTCCCGGGGCAGTTCTCCAACGCCGGTGGCAGTGGACGCCCTTGCGGGGCTGAAGCAGCGCGCTGCAGAAGCGCTCTTTGAACGGATGGGGACCAGATCGGGAGACTCATCGACCTCCGAAGAGGACCTCCGCGCACAGGCGGTCGATGAACTGTCCTCGGTCATTGACCAGGAGCAAGTGCCTCTGTCTCCGGAGGAACGTCGCCGCCTTATCCGCGAAATAGCGGATGAAGTCATGGGTTACGGTCCTCTTCAGCGATTGCTGGAAGATCCTTCCGTAACCGAAATTATGGTCAACCGATTTGATCAGATCTACGTGGAGCGATCCGGCCATCTCTCCCTTACCGGAGCGCAGTTCAGTTCGGATGACCACCTGCGGAAAGTAATCGAGAAGATTGTCTCGCGTGTGGGCCGAAGGATCGATGAATCGTCACCCCTTGTGGATGCACGCCTCGAGGATGGGTCCCGCGTCAACGCAATCATTCCACCCCTAGCTGTCAATGGACCATCGCTGACAATCCGAAAGTTTAGCCACGTTCCGTTGACGGTCCAGAACCTGATCGACTGGGGCTCCATCACACCTCAAATGGCAGAACTGCTAAGTGCATGCGTTCGAGCACGATTGAATATCATCGTTTCCGGCGGTACCGGTACAGGCAAGACAACCTTGTTGAACGTCCTGTCCTCTTTCATACCTGAAGATGATCGCATCGTCACCATCGAAGATGCCGTGGAACTTCAGCTCCAACAAGAGCATGTCGTTCGACTCGAAAGCCGGCCTCCCAACATCGAGGGCAAGGGTGCTGTGGGAATTCGTGAACTAGTCAGGAACTCCCTGCGGATGCGACCCGACCGAATTATTGTCGGGGAAGTCCGAGGCGGTGAGTCCTTGGACATGCTTCAGGCGATGAATACCGGCCATGATGGTTCGCTTTCCACAGTTCACGCAAATTCGCCTCGAGATGCCGTCGCACGACTGGAGACTCTTGTACTGATGGCCGGAATGGATCTCCCACTAAGGGCTATCCGAGAGCAAGTTTCTTCGGCTGTAGATCTAATAATCCAGGTGACCCGCTTGCGTGATGGCAGCCGAAGGGTCACCCATGTGACTGAAGTTCAAGGAATGGAGGGCGAGGTTGTGACCCTCCAGGATGCGTTCGTCTTTGACTATTCCGCGGGCATGGACGACGAAGGCCGTTTTCTGGGCAAACCAGTTTCCACCGGGATTCGGCCGCGTTTTCTGGATCGTCTTTCAGACCACGGAATCTTCGTATCGCCCGAAGTTTTCGGTAGCGCTTTCAGCCCCACGGTGAGAAGGTAA
- a CDS encoding type II secretion system F family protein, with product MDFPLLLVAAFVPCLGALLLLFLVVLKPKFDALPRDRRRPPSELADPTAISRLSQSAVNVVGDVIGESGGPYNRTVLYNAGVKMPPADFTVVVAVGSFLVAVFATLVTNIFIGLLLGAATPFLTRFILVILTDRRRGQFESQLIDTIQMVIGGLRVGHSVMRSIEAAAVESDVPTSEELSRIVNETRIGKDPRQAIEEASIRMDSEDFRWIGQAIQINREVGGDLAQVLEQVAGTIRERSEIKGQIRALSGEGKMSAYILMAMPVGVAIMISFINPGYMDVFIEEPIGIAMLIASFIMFAIGGFWMSRIIKIKF from the coding sequence ATGGACTTTCCACTACTTCTCGTCGCGGCGTTCGTCCCCTGCCTCGGTGCGCTGCTCCTACTCTTTCTCGTAGTCCTGAAACCCAAATTTGATGCGCTTCCGCGTGACCGTCGCCGACCGCCATCAGAACTTGCTGATCCCACAGCGATAAGTCGTCTTTCGCAGTCGGCCGTCAATGTCGTGGGCGATGTCATCGGTGAGTCAGGTGGCCCCTACAACAGGACAGTCTTATACAATGCCGGCGTCAAAATGCCGCCAGCGGACTTCACAGTTGTTGTCGCCGTTGGCTCTTTCCTGGTCGCCGTATTTGCGACGCTGGTGACCAATATCTTCATCGGCCTTCTCCTAGGAGCAGCGACACCGTTCCTCACGCGCTTTATCTTGGTGATTCTCACCGATCGGCGGAGGGGACAATTCGAGAGTCAACTCATAGACACTATTCAGATGGTCATCGGCGGACTCCGCGTCGGACACAGCGTGATGCGTTCCATCGAAGCAGCCGCCGTTGAATCGGATGTTCCGACATCCGAGGAACTGTCCCGCATTGTTAATGAGACGCGAATTGGTAAAGACCCCCGACAAGCCATCGAAGAAGCCTCAATTCGAATGGACAGCGAAGACTTCCGTTGGATTGGTCAAGCCATTCAGATAAACCGCGAAGTGGGCGGCGACTTAGCCCAAGTATTAGAGCAGGTGGCCGGAACCATTCGTGAGCGTAGTGAAATTAAGGGCCAGATTCGCGCCCTCAGTGGCGAGGGAAAGATGTCAGCCTACATACTAATGGCAATGCCCGTCGGGGTCGCCATCATGATCAGCTTCATCAACCCTGGCTACATGGACGTTTTCATTGAGGAGCCGATCGGTATCGCCATGCTTATTGCCAGCTTCATCATGTTCGCAATCGGTGGCTTCTGGATGAGCCGCATCATCAAGATCAAGTTCTAG
- a CDS encoding type II secretion system F family protein — protein sequence MTPTVWFIIATIVLPLAYFSWTLITADRKGMIAVQTNLGQGLSATGNIEYRRFSTLLVLSKRFTPGSYESKLDRWLSLAGRPEAIPLERLIVGKPVLALAGALLGLLLFTGDPNAKNLAIGLFITVFMYFVPDLLIVNKGIKRQVAMELELPNTLDQMLISVEAGLGFEAAMSRAGQYGDGPLAQEIVRTLQDIQVGRPRQEAYEALAARSSVQDLKSFVRAVIQADKYGIGIASVLRAQAKQARVKRRQRAEEKALKLPVKVLFPLLLFIFPVLFIVLLGPAAINIIEAFS from the coding sequence GTGACTCCAACCGTATGGTTTATTATTGCCACTATAGTCCTTCCCTTGGCCTACTTTTCATGGACGCTCATCACTGCAGACCGAAAAGGCATGATCGCGGTTCAAACAAATCTGGGCCAGGGATTGTCCGCGACCGGAAACATCGAGTACCGGCGATTTTCCACTCTTCTTGTGCTTTCAAAGCGGTTCACCCCCGGAAGCTACGAATCCAAGCTGGACAGATGGCTGTCTCTGGCTGGTCGCCCCGAGGCAATCCCACTTGAACGGCTGATTGTCGGAAAACCCGTCCTGGCACTTGCCGGAGCTCTCCTGGGTTTGCTCCTCTTCACCGGGGATCCGAACGCGAAGAATCTCGCCATCGGGCTGTTCATTACGGTATTTATGTACTTCGTGCCGGATTTGCTGATAGTCAACAAGGGCATCAAACGGCAGGTGGCCATGGAACTGGAACTACCGAACACCTTGGATCAGATGCTCATCTCCGTGGAAGCGGGACTCGGATTCGAGGCTGCAATGTCCCGAGCAGGACAATACGGCGATGGGCCTCTCGCGCAAGAGATCGTGCGTACCCTCCAAGACATCCAGGTGGGTCGCCCCCGGCAGGAGGCCTATGAGGCATTGGCCGCCCGCAGTTCGGTTCAGGATCTGAAAAGTTTCGTCAGAGCCGTTATTCAGGCCGACAAGTACGGCATCGGGATAGCAAGCGTTCTCCGGGCCCAGGCAAAGCAAGCGCGAGTGAAGCGGCGCCAGCGAGCCGAGGAAAAGGCTTTGAAACTTCCCGTGAAAGTCCTCTTTCCGCTTCTACTCTTTATCTTCCCTGTGCTTTTCATCGTGTTGCTTGGGCCTGCGGCCATCAATATCATCGAGGCTTTCAGCTAG
- a CDS encoding Hpt domain-containing protein gives MDSPPITSSSGGVPAEPSAAGSAAGVKGGVHPGVPTAGAEPARWVQPEILAELEAELNGPELALGFARDYAALWDQRFSRLTAAITGQDRAAALDAIISLRIASAMVGGVRLATLAQALEHTVRGSDFAQAHQLLAGLADHGVRTIAELQSTYIQKYS, from the coding sequence ATGGACAGTCCACCAATCACCTCCAGCAGCGGGGGTGTCCCTGCCGAGCCGTCGGCTGCGGGATCCGCCGCGGGGGTGAAGGGTGGCGTGCATCCAGGCGTACCGACGGCCGGCGCGGAACCTGCACGGTGGGTTCAACCTGAGATCCTGGCCGAGTTGGAAGCCGAGCTGAACGGTCCCGAACTGGCCCTCGGCTTCGCTCGCGACTACGCCGCCTTGTGGGACCAGCGCTTTAGCAGGCTGACAGCAGCCATCACCGGCCAGGACCGGGCGGCTGCACTGGACGCCATCATCAGCCTGCGGATCGCTTCCGCCATGGTGGGCGGCGTCCGGTTGGCCACGCTGGCCCAAGCACTTGAGCACACCGTCCGCGGCAGCGATTTCGCTCAGGCCCACCAGCTATTGGCAGGCCTGGCTGACCACGGCGTCCGCACCATCGCAGAGCTCCAGTCCACCTATATCCAGAAGTACAGCTAG
- a CDS encoding response regulator transcription factor — translation MEDLGVAVVIEDDVDIRNLLEGVLRQAGFEVHTAAEGREGVDVVRNKMANVVTLDIGLPDIDGFEVLRRIRSFSDAYVVMLTGRTEEPDLLSALNAGADDYIAKPFRPRELRARVAAMMRRPRQEINPTQQASPTWASPPAAPALLGTSAGQATWGHTPLEQASPGHSLSGQSASGHSLSGQDPSGQSGVLQHNGLALNYRTRTVTIGESNLGLTRSEFDLLHTLLRREGAVCTRSDLVRAVRGDSYEPGAYISEADERAVEVHVGNLRRKLKEDPQSPRWLQTVRGVGYRLAPQRTDLPVWPAPDR, via the coding sequence ATGGAAGATCTTGGGGTAGCAGTCGTAATCGAAGACGACGTGGATATACGCAACCTCCTGGAGGGTGTGCTGCGTCAGGCTGGATTTGAGGTCCATACCGCCGCTGAGGGACGTGAAGGCGTGGACGTGGTCCGGAACAAAATGGCCAATGTTGTCACGTTGGATATCGGCCTCCCGGACATCGACGGATTTGAGGTCCTGCGGCGGATCAGGAGTTTCAGCGATGCGTACGTGGTCATGCTGACGGGCCGTACCGAGGAACCGGATCTGCTCTCGGCACTGAACGCCGGAGCTGACGACTACATTGCAAAGCCTTTCCGGCCGCGCGAACTCAGGGCAAGGGTGGCCGCAATGATGCGCCGGCCCCGCCAAGAGATCAACCCGACACAGCAGGCTTCGCCCACCTGGGCGTCGCCTCCGGCGGCACCGGCCTTGTTGGGAACTTCCGCCGGGCAGGCCACCTGGGGACACACTCCGTTGGAGCAGGCTTCGCCCGGCCACTCTTTGTCTGGGCAGAGTGCCTCGGGGCATTCGCTGTCCGGGCAAGACCCGTCCGGACAGTCGGGCGTATTGCAGCACAACGGACTCGCCTTGAACTACCGGACCCGCACTGTAACCATCGGCGAGTCCAACTTGGGGCTTACCCGCAGCGAATTTGACCTGCTGCACACACTGCTCCGGAGGGAAGGTGCCGTGTGCACGCGGTCCGACCTGGTCCGCGCAGTCCGGGGCGACTCGTATGAGCCGGGCGCGTACATCAGTGAAGCTGACGAGCGGGCCGTGGAAGTGCACGTGGGGAATCTTCGCCGCAAGCTCAAGGAGGATCCGCAGTCACCGCGCTGGCTCCAGACGGTCAGGGGAGTTGGCTACCGGCTGGCACCCCAACGGACCGACCTGCCGGTTTGGCCGGCGCCGGACCGCTGA
- a CDS encoding tRNA pseudouridine(38-40) synthase TruA, whose product MNHQKPAAPVLGGGGFLRLRLDLSYDGGPFSGWALQPGLRTIQGILEEALALLVRRPIRVTVAGRTDAGVHARGQVVHLDLTEAEWLGLPRGHELDPAVALLRRIRGALSRGLGDLSGAIEVHQVSLAPVGFDARFSALWRRYSYRIADGPALWDPLERYFTLWHKNPLDVSLLNEGASKLLGLQNFLSYCKPREGATTIRELQRFEFRRGEDGVIVATVQADAFCHNMVRSLVGSALYVGEGVEQPGWLYERLLAKKRDAKSVLAAPHPLVLEEVAYPSDDEMLARAELTRAVRKH is encoded by the coding sequence ATGAACCACCAAAAACCCGCGGCCCCCGTTTTAGGGGGCGGCGGGTTTTTGCGTTTGCGGCTTGATTTATCGTACGACGGCGGCCCCTTCAGCGGGTGGGCGCTGCAGCCTGGCTTGCGGACCATCCAGGGGATCCTTGAGGAGGCACTGGCCTTGCTGGTCCGGCGCCCCATTAGGGTGACAGTGGCGGGGCGCACCGATGCCGGCGTCCACGCGCGCGGGCAGGTGGTCCACCTGGACCTCACGGAGGCCGAGTGGCTGGGACTGCCGCGGGGGCATGAGCTGGATCCCGCCGTCGCGCTTCTTCGCCGGATCCGGGGTGCGCTCAGCCGCGGGCTGGGCGATTTGTCCGGGGCCATCGAGGTGCACCAGGTGTCACTGGCCCCGGTGGGGTTCGACGCCCGGTTCTCGGCGCTGTGGCGCCGCTACAGCTACCGCATCGCGGACGGCCCTGCCCTGTGGGACCCGCTGGAACGCTACTTCACGCTGTGGCACAAGAATCCGCTGGACGTATCGCTGTTGAACGAGGGTGCGTCCAAGCTGCTGGGTCTGCAGAACTTCCTGTCCTACTGCAAGCCGCGGGAGGGAGCCACCACCATCCGTGAGCTGCAGCGCTTCGAGTTCCGCCGCGGCGAGGACGGCGTCATCGTGGCCACAGTCCAGGCCGACGCCTTCTGCCACAACATGGTCCGGTCCCTGGTTGGCTCGGCCCTGTATGTGGGTGAGGGCGTGGAGCAGCCGGGCTGGCTCTACGAGCGGCTGCTGGCCAAGAAGCGCGACGCCAAGTCCGTGCTGGCGGCCCCGCACCCGCTGGTCCTTGAGGAAGTGGCCTACCCGTCCGACGACGAGATGCTGGCCCGGGCCGAACTGACGCGGGCTGTGCGGAAGCACTAG
- the rplQ gene encoding 50S ribosomal protein L17, with the protein MPTPAKGPRLGGGAAHERLMLANLSAALFEHKRITTTVTKAKRLKPYAERLVTFAKRGDLASRRRVLGLISNKGIVHELFTDIAQAVENREGGYTRITKIGNRKGDNAPMAVIELVLEPVSAKQAVVAEATSAAKRDADKKEVAAAPAAEEAAEAPEAEVVETEAAAAPEAEAEAATEEAPAAEEAATEEAPAAKKAAKAPAAKKKDEDEAK; encoded by the coding sequence ATGCCTACCCCCGCTAAGGGTCCGCGCCTCGGAGGCGGAGCGGCTCACGAGCGTCTTATGCTCGCGAACCTGTCCGCTGCACTGTTCGAGCACAAGCGGATCACCACCACGGTGACCAAGGCCAAGCGCCTGAAGCCGTACGCCGAGCGTCTGGTGACTTTCGCCAAGCGCGGCGACCTGGCTTCCCGCCGCCGTGTACTCGGCCTGATCAGCAACAAGGGCATCGTCCACGAGCTGTTCACCGACATTGCACAGGCAGTGGAGAACCGCGAAGGCGGCTACACCCGCATCACCAAGATCGGCAACCGCAAGGGCGACAACGCTCCCATGGCTGTCATCGAACTGGTTCTCGAGCCGGTTTCCGCCAAGCAGGCCGTCGTAGCCGAGGCTACCTCTGCTGCAAAGCGCGACGCTGACAAGAAGGAAGTAGCCGCTGCTCCTGCCGCCGAGGAAGCTGCTGAAGCTCCCGAGGCCGAGGTTGTAGAGACCGAAGCTGCTGCTGCTCCCGAGGCTGAAGCCGAAGCTGCAACCGAAGAGGCTCCGGCCGCTGAGGAAGCTGCCACGGAAGAAGCTCCGGCCGCCAAGAAGGCTGCTAAGGCTCCCGCCGCTAAGAAGAAGGACGAGGACGAAGCGAAGTAG
- a CDS encoding DNA-directed RNA polymerase subunit alpha has translation MLIAQRPTLSEEVVSDNRSRFIIEPLEPGFGYTLGNSLRRTLLSSIPGAAVTSIRIDGVLHEFTTVPGVKEDVTEIILNIKSLSVSSEHDEPVVAYLRKQGPGIVTAADIAPPAGVEFHNPDLHIATLNSKGKFELELTIERGRGYVSAAQNKSGDSEIGRIPVDSIYSPVLKVTFRVEATRVEQRTDFDKLIVDVETKQAIAPRDAVASAGTTLVELFGLARELNTAAEGIEIGPSPTDAALAADMALPIEDLDLTVRSYNCLKREGIHTVGELVARSEADLMDIRNFGAKSIDEVKAKLVELGLSLKDSPPGFDLAARAAAIEEDDAAFGDDEL, from the coding sequence GTGCTCATTGCACAGCGCCCCACCCTCTCCGAAGAGGTAGTCTCCGACAACCGTTCACGGTTCATCATCGAACCGCTGGAACCGGGCTTCGGCTACACCCTCGGAAACTCCCTCCGCCGTACCCTGCTTTCCTCCATCCCCGGTGCCGCTGTAACCAGCATCCGGATCGATGGCGTGCTGCACGAGTTCACCACGGTTCCCGGTGTCAAGGAGGATGTCACTGAGATCATCCTGAACATCAAGAGCCTCTCGGTCTCCTCCGAGCACGACGAGCCGGTTGTTGCTTACCTGCGCAAGCAGGGCCCCGGAATCGTCACCGCCGCGGACATTGCTCCGCCGGCCGGCGTCGAATTCCACAACCCGGATCTGCACATTGCCACGCTGAACTCGAAGGGCAAGTTCGAACTCGAACTGACCATCGAGCGCGGCCGCGGCTACGTTTCGGCAGCTCAGAACAAGTCCGGCGACTCCGAGATCGGCCGTATCCCGGTCGACTCGATCTACTCGCCGGTGCTGAAGGTTACTTTCCGCGTGGAAGCAACCCGTGTTGAGCAGCGCACCGACTTCGACAAGCTCATTGTCGACGTCGAGACCAAGCAGGCCATCGCTCCGCGCGATGCTGTTGCTTCCGCAGGTACCACCCTGGTGGAACTCTTCGGTCTGGCCCGCGAGCTGAACACCGCAGCTGAAGGTATCGAGATTGGCCCGTCGCCGACGGATGCTGCCCTGGCAGCAGACATGGCACTGCCGATCGAGGATCTGGACCTCACCGTCCGTTCCTACAACTGCCTCAAGCGTGAGGGCATCCACACCGTGGGTGAACTCGTTGCACGCTCCGAGGCTGACCTGATGGACATCCGCAACTTCGGTGCGAAGTCCATTGACGAGGTCAAGGCAAAGCTGGTTGAACTGGGCCTGTCCCTCAAGGACTCGCCTCCCGGTTTTGACCTCGCAGCACGCGCCGCAGCAATTGAAGAGGACGACGCCGCCTTCGGCGACGACGAACTCTAA
- the rpsK gene encoding 30S ribosomal protein S11, with translation MPPKTRGAVRKPRKKDKKNIALGQAHIKSTFNNTIVSITDPNGAVISWASSGEVGFKGSRKSTPFAAQMAAEAAAKRAQEHGMRKVDVFVKGPGSGRETAIRSLQAAGLEVGSIQDVTPAAHNGCRPPKRRRV, from the coding sequence ATGCCCCCAAAGACTCGTGGCGCGGTTCGCAAGCCGCGTAAGAAGGACAAAAAGAATATCGCGCTGGGCCAGGCGCACATCAAGAGCACTTTTAACAACACCATCGTTTCCATCACGGATCCGAACGGCGCTGTTATCTCTTGGGCTTCCTCAGGTGAGGTCGGCTTCAAGGGCTCGCGTAAGTCCACCCCCTTCGCCGCTCAGATGGCTGCCGAAGCCGCTGCCAAGCGTGCGCAGGAGCACGGCATGCGCAAGGTTGACGTTTTCGTGAAGGGTCCGGGATCCGGTCGCGAGACCGCAATCCGCTCGCTGCAGGCCGCTGGCCTGGAGGTTGGCTCCATCCAGGACGTCACCCCCGCAGCCCACAACGGCTGCCGTCCGCCCAAGCGCCGCCGCGTCTAA
- the rpsM gene encoding 30S ribosomal protein S13, with translation MARLAGVDIPREKRLEIALTYIYGVGKTRAHETLAATGISADVRVKDLTDAQLVELRDYIEGNYKVEGDLRREVAADIRRKVEIGSYEGIRHRKGLPVRGQRTKTNARTRKGPKRTVAGKKKAR, from the coding sequence ATGGCTCGTCTCGCTGGCGTAGACATTCCCCGCGAAAAGCGGTTGGAAATTGCGCTTACTTACATCTACGGCGTGGGTAAGACCCGTGCACACGAAACCCTGGCTGCCACTGGCATCAGCGCTGACGTCCGCGTTAAGGACCTCACCGATGCCCAGCTGGTTGAGCTGCGTGATTACATCGAAGGCAACTACAAGGTTGAGGGTGACCTTCGCCGCGAAGTAGCAGCTGATATCCGCCGCAAGGTTGAAATCGGCAGCTACGAAGGTATTCGCCACCGTAAGGGCCTGCCCGTTCGTGGGCAGCGTACGAAGACCAACGCCCGTACCCGCAAGGGCCCGAAGCGTACCGTCGCAGGCAAGAAGAAGGCCCGTTAA
- the rpmJ gene encoding 50S ribosomal protein L36 → MKVKPSVKQICEKCKVIRRNGRVMVICENPRHKQRQG, encoded by the coding sequence ATGAAGGTCAAGCCGAGCGTCAAGCAGATCTGCGAAAAGTGCAAAGTGATCCGCCGTAATGGCCGGGTCATGGTGATCTGCGAGAACCCGCGCCACAAGCAGCGCCAGGGCTAA
- the infA gene encoding translation initiation factor IF-1 has protein sequence MAKKDGVIEIEGVVTEALPNAMFRVELTNKHIVLAHISGKMRQHYIRILPEDRVVVELSPYDLTRGRIVYRYK, from the coding sequence ATGGCCAAGAAGGACGGGGTCATTGAGATCGAAGGCGTTGTGACCGAGGCGCTGCCTAACGCGATGTTTCGCGTTGAGCTGACCAACAAGCACATCGTACTCGCGCACATCTCAGGCAAGATGCGCCAGCACTACATCAGGATTCTCCCTGAGGACCGGGTAGTGGTGGAACTGAGCCCTTATGACCTCACTCGGGGTCGTATCGTCTACCGCTACAAGTAA
- a CDS encoding P1 family peptidase, which translates to MGAITDVPGIRVGHVQKNDAGWLSGVTVVLPPPGTVGSVDVRGGGPGTHETDALDPTTLVSTVDAVVLTGGSAYGLVAAHGAQRWCEENGRGFPVTGGVVPIVPAAAIFDLGRGGDFSARPTADMGYAAAVAAAAEKDGHAVARGNVGAGTGAVIARTYKGGVGTASITLENGVVVGAIAVVNALGLPIGTAAAAEAQPGSGLNTTLVVVATNAVLDPAECKRTASAAHAGLARALNPSHTLADGDTVFCLATGDVALDRSTETARQISLITLQSAAADVVRLAILDGVHSAAAVSTPAGEYGAYGAL; encoded by the coding sequence ATGGGAGCCATTACCGATGTGCCGGGGATCCGGGTTGGGCACGTACAGAAGAACGACGCCGGGTGGCTGAGCGGGGTGACGGTGGTGCTGCCGCCGCCGGGAACGGTCGGGTCCGTGGACGTCCGCGGAGGCGGTCCGGGAACGCACGAGACCGACGCCCTGGATCCCACCACCCTGGTTTCTACAGTCGACGCCGTGGTCCTCACCGGCGGCAGCGCCTACGGCCTGGTCGCGGCGCACGGCGCGCAGCGCTGGTGCGAGGAGAACGGCCGGGGCTTCCCCGTCACCGGGGGAGTGGTGCCGATCGTCCCCGCCGCCGCGATCTTCGACCTGGGCCGCGGCGGTGATTTTTCAGCGCGCCCGACGGCGGACATGGGCTACGCGGCAGCCGTCGCCGCCGCCGCCGAGAAGGACGGGCACGCCGTCGCGCGCGGCAACGTAGGCGCAGGAACCGGAGCAGTCATAGCCCGGACCTACAAAGGGGGAGTAGGCACGGCCTCGATCACGCTCGAGAACGGCGTTGTTGTGGGGGCGATCGCAGTCGTAAATGCGCTGGGACTGCCCATTGGCACAGCTGCTGCGGCGGAAGCGCAGCCGGGATCCGGACTCAATACGACCCTTGTCGTAGTAGCAACGAACGCCGTCCTGGACCCGGCCGAGTGTAAGCGGACAGCTTCTGCTGCCCATGCCGGCTTGGCCCGGGCGCTCAACCCGAGCCATACCTTGGCGGACGGGGACACTGTCTTTTGCCTGGCGACTGGTGACGTCGCGCTGGACCGGAGTACGGAGACTGCCCGGCAGATAAGTCTCATCACGCTCCAAAGTGCGGCAGCCGACGTCGTACGCCTGGCGATTCTGGATGGGGTGCACAGCGCGGCGGCGGTGAGTACTCCTGCCGGCGAATATGGTGCGTACGGCGCCCTGTAG
- a CDS encoding carbohydrate ABC transporter permease: MTRQLASTPPTSPPGRSGPPERLRSRRWSGRSRRDFIVFLALALPNLILIAVFTYRPLISNIYYSTLDWTLGSASATVVGFENYVTFFTSDDAPKVLGTTAVFTLVTVGGSMLLGLLIALALNSKVPGTTFARSAVFAPYVLSGVGVGLVWLFIFDPGYGVLAWLLRGIGQQSPQWINDPQLSLVMVILVYIWKNLGYCAVVYLAGLQSLPQDVMEAASLDGANGFRRFISMSIPLLSPTTFFLLITTMLSSLQAFDLIRIMTPLGAGTSTLIYEAYLQAFGAFNRAGYSAAISVILFAILLVITVLQLRFVERKVHYS, encoded by the coding sequence ATGACTCGGCAACTTGCTTCCACGCCACCCACCAGTCCACCCGGCCGGTCCGGTCCGCCGGAGAGGCTTCGGAGCCGCCGCTGGTCCGGCCGGTCCCGGCGTGATTTCATCGTCTTCCTCGCTCTGGCCCTCCCCAACCTGATCCTGATTGCCGTGTTCACCTACCGGCCGCTCATCAGCAACATCTACTACTCAACCCTCGACTGGACCCTGGGCTCCGCCTCGGCAACCGTCGTTGGGTTCGAGAACTACGTCACCTTCTTCACCAGCGACGACGCCCCCAAGGTACTCGGCACCACAGCGGTGTTCACCCTGGTGACAGTCGGCGGGTCCATGCTGCTGGGCCTTCTCATCGCGTTGGCACTGAACTCCAAGGTTCCCGGCACCACCTTTGCCCGGTCCGCGGTCTTCGCTCCCTATGTGCTTTCCGGGGTGGGCGTGGGCCTTGTCTGGCTTTTCATCTTCGACCCCGGCTACGGCGTCCTGGCCTGGCTGCTGCGCGGTATCGGCCAGCAGAGCCCCCAGTGGATCAACGATCCCCAACTGTCGTTGGTGATGGTCATCCTGGTCTATATCTGGAAGAACCTGGGCTACTGCGCCGTTGTGTATCTGGCCGGACTGCAATCGCTGCCGCAGGATGTCATGGAGGCAGCCTCGCTGGACGGGGCCAACGGATTTCGCCGGTTCATCAGCATGTCCATCCCGCTGCTGTCCCCCACCACCTTCTTCCTCCTCATCACCACCATGCTGAGCTCACTCCAGGCGTTCGATTTGATCAGGATCATGACCCCCCTCGGAGCCGGCACCAGCACCCTGATCTACGAGGCGTATTTGCAGGCGTTCGGCGCGTTCAACAGGGCAGGATATTCCGCGGCCATCTCGGTCATCCTCTTCGCCATCCTGCTGGTCATCACCGTCCTGCAACTCCGGTTCGTGGAACGGAAGGTGCACTACTCATGA